One Cydia fagiglandana chromosome 11, ilCydFagi1.1, whole genome shotgun sequence genomic region harbors:
- the LOC134669006 gene encoding uncharacterized protein LOC134669006, whose protein sequence is MASKIITRLLKRRGLANLLYSNSAPISTDAVFLNTYRHRTFALLCPALQRNSLFSENATRYYSTNTEQKVIDDYRNEHNITVYGEDVPSPFIDIEASEFPEYIKTFLSKQGFTKPTIIQSQAWPVALSGQNFVGIAQTGTGKTLAFLLPAVVHIKEKKARKGRGPIALVLAPTRELAKQIEVVAKDFQKLLNIRCVCIYGGASRSVQAEQLEAGVDIVIATPGRLNDFLVSRTTNLSRCTYVVLDEADRMLDMGFEPQIRQALEGVPLERQILMFSATWPKEVQHLAKDYLGEFVQVNVGSTELSANHNIKQVVHVCDQDSKMDKFKEIMHQISGEGVGKILVFTNTKRSVDHLTLTLKRNGWPAVGIHGDKTQLQRDTIIRKFKTGNTNILVATDVAARGLDVDGITHVINYDFPQTSEDYIHRIGRTGRYDKKGEAHTLFTEEDARLAKSLIAVLKEANQEPPEELDELARSFSMLKVKEQDRYSQRNSYNPNKRWNKFRSNNNNYRYNNNSSRYNDDDDDDDYNNYRKSNNKYNSNNRFNNSRPNRRPRYDDDDRF, encoded by the exons ATGGCTTCCAAAATCATTACACGGTTATTAAAACGTCGTGGTTTAGCAAACCT ATTGTACAGTAATTCAGCTCCTATTTCTACTGATGCAGTTTTCCTAAACACATATAGACATAGAACATTTGCCTTGTTATGTCCAGCATTACAGAGAAATTCGCTATTTAGTGAGAATGCAACGAGGTATTATAGCACAAATACAGAGCAAAAAGTTATTGACGATTACAGAAACGAACATAATATTACAGTGTATGGGGAGGACGTTCCTAGTCCTTTTATTGACATAGAAGCAAGTGAGTTTCCAGAGTACATAAAAACCTTCCTTAGTAAACAGGGCTTCACTAAACCAACTATTATTCAGTCTCAAGCATGGCCAGTTGCATTGAGTGGTCAAAACTTTGTTGGAATAGCCCAGACAGGCACAGGCAAAACACTCGCGTTTCTACTACCTGCAGTTGTGCatataaaagaaaagaaagctAGGAAAGGTAGAGGTCCTATAGCACTGGTGTTGGCACCTACCCGAGAGTTAGCTAAACAAATTGAGGTTGTAGCGAAGGACTTCCAAAAACTGCTTAACATTAGATGTGTATGTATTTATGGGGGTGCAAGCAGATCAGTACAAGCTGAGCAGTTGGAAGCAGGAGTGGATATAGTCATTGCTACTCCTGGCCGGCTTAATGACTTTCTTGTAAGCCGCACCACAAACCTCAGTAGATGCACTTATGTGGTACTGGATGAGGCTGACCGAATGCTCGACATGGGATTTGAACCACAAATACGACAGGCTTTGGAAGGAGTTCCGCTAGAAAGGCAGATTTTGATGTTTTCTGCCACATGGCCTAAAGAGGTACAACACTTAGCAAAGGATTACTTAGGCGAGTTTGTACAAGTCAATGTTGGATCCACTGAGTTATCTGCTAATCACAATATCAAACAGGTAGTACATGTTTGTGATCAGGATAGCAAAATGGACAA ATTCAAAGAAATAATGCACCAGATATCAGGAGAAGGTGTAGGAAAAATCCTAGTGTTCACTAATACTAAGAGATCTGTGGATCACCTCACTCTAACATTGAAACGGAATGGCTGGCCCGCAGTTGGGATCCATGGGGACAAAACTCAACTGCAAAGAGATACTATAATCAGGAAGTTCAAAACTGGTAACACTAACATCCTTGTGGCTACAGATGTTGCTGCTAGAGGATTAG ATGTGGACGGTATCACACATGTAATCAACTATGATTTCCCGCAAACATCGGAGGACTACATTCACAGGATCGGCAGGACTGGCCGCTACGACAAGAAGGGTGAGGCTCATACGCTGTTCACAGAGGAGGACGCACGCCTGGCTAAGAGCTTGATAGCAGTTCTGAAGGAAGCTAATCAG GAACCACCAGAGGAATTGGACGAATTGGCTCGCAGCTTCAGCATGTTGAAAGTTAAAGAACAGGACAGATACTCCCAAAGAAACTCTTACAACCCAAACAAGAGATGGAACAAATTCCGCAGCAACAACAACAATTACAGATACAATAACAACAGCAGCAGATATAacgatgatgacgatgatgatgattacaaCAACTATCGCAAATCAAACAACAAATATAACTCTAACAACAGATTTAACAACAGCAGACCTAATAGGAGGCctagatatgatgatgatgatagattTTAA
- the LOC134669005 gene encoding ATP-dependent RNA helicase p62, with protein sequence MSGNWSNSRGGSGGSKYGSGGGSKFGGGGGSRFGGGGGGGFGGGGKKDFTGGQNMRRPNWDTMTLQPFNKNFYNPHPSVLSRSPYEVEEYRGQHEITVSGLDVPNPIQRFEEGNFPDYVMKGISGMGYKEPTPIQAQGWPIAMSGNNLVGIAQTGSGKTLAYILPAIVHINNQQPLRRGDGPIALVLAPTRELAQQIQQVANDFGNASYVRNTCVFGGAPKREQARDLERGVEIVIATPGRLIDFLEKGTTNLQRCTYLVLDEADRMLDMGFEPQIRKIIEQIRPDRQTLMWSATWPKEVKKLAEDYLGDYVQINIGSLQLSANHNILQIIDICQEHEKENKLNVLLQEIGQNQDPGAKTIIFVETKRKVENITRNIRRYGWPAVCMHGDKTQQERDDVLYQFKQGRASILVATDVAARGLDVDGIKYVINFDYPNSSEDYIHRIGRTGRSKTKGTSYAFFTPSNSRQAKDLVSVLQEANQTISPQLQSMADRCGGGGGGWNNRSRYGGGRGGGGGGSFKRGTNFGRNGQGGGGGGHRRFNDY encoded by the exons AT GTCCGGCAATTGGAGCAATAGCCGTGGTGGAAGCGGCGGTTCCAAATATGGTTCAGGCGGTGGAAGCAAGTTTGGCGGCGGGGGTGGCAGCCgctttggcggcggcggcggtggtGGTTTCGGAGGCGGCGGCAAGAAGGACTTCACTGGAGGCCAGAACATGCGCCGCCCTAACTGGGACACCATGACATTGCAGCCTTTCAACAAGAACTTCTACAACCCACACCCGTCAGTCCTAAGCCGGTCCCCATATGAAGTAGAAGAATATAGGGGTCAGCATGAAATAACTGTGAGTGGGCTTGATGTCCCCAACCCTATCCAACGTTTTGAGGAGGGCAATTTTCCAGACTATGTAATGAAGGGAATCAGTGGTATGGGCTACAAAGAACCAACACCTATTCAAGCTCAAGGCTGGCCGATCGCTATGTCTGGAAATAACCTGGTTGGTATTGCCCAGACTGGATCTGGGAAGACCCTGGCTTACATTCTGCCTGCTATTGTGCACATCAATAACCAACAACCCCTCAGACGTGGTGATGGTCCCATTGCTCTGGTTCTCGCTCCAACAAGAGAGTTGGCTCAGCAGATTCAACAAGTAGCCAATGATTTTGGGAATGCTTCGTATGTGCGTAACACTTGCGTGTTTGGTGGTGCTCCTAAGAGAGAGCAAGCTCGCGACTTGGAGCGCGGCGTGGAGATAGTTATTGCCACACCTGGCAGACTCATTGATTTCCTGGAAAAGGGAACCACCAACCTTCAAAGATGCACTTACCTGGTCTTAGACGAAGCTGACCGCATGTTAGACATGGGTTTTGAACCTCAGATAAGAAAGATCATTGAACAAATTCGCCCAGACAGACAGACCCTTATGTGGTCTGCCACATGGCCTAAAGAAGTGAAAAAGCTGGCCGAGGACTACCTTGGAGACTATGTTCAGATCAACATTGGTTCACTCCAGCTCTCTGCTAATCATAACATTCTACAGATCATTGATATATGCCAGGAACATGAAAAGGAAAACAA ATTGAATGTACTTTTACAAGAAATCGGACAAAATCAGGACCCTGGCGCAAAGACCATTATTTTTGTTGAGACCAAGAGGAAAGTTGAGAATATCACTAGAAATATTAGGCGCTACGGCTGGCCAGCTGTGTGCATGCACGGAGATAAGACACAGCAAGAGAGAGACGATGTTCTATATCAGTTCAAGCAAGGCCGTGCCAGTATTTTAGTAGCAACTGATGTTGCTGCCCGAGGACTTG ATGTTGATGGGATTAAATATGTAATCAACTTTGATTACCCTAACTCTTCTGAGGACTACATTCATCGGATAGGCAGAACTGGCCGTTCAAAGACGAAAGGCACATCATATGCCTTTTTCACACCTTCCAACTCCCGTCAAGCCAAGGATCTCGTTTCTGTACTACAGGAAGCCAATCAG ACGATCAGTCCTCAATTGCAATCTATGGCCGACCGTTGTGGAGGCGGAGGCGGCGGCTGGAACAACAGGAGCCGGTACGGAGGTGGCcgcggtggcggcggcggcggctcaTTCAAGCGCGGTACAAACTTCGGTAGGAACGGACAAGGAGGCGGTGGCGGTGGCCACAGACGGTTTAATGACTATTAa
- the LOC134669042 gene encoding ADP-ribosylation factor-like protein 4C, translated as MGANMGKNSSLLDALPSAQGTLHVVMLGLDSAGKTTALYRLKFDQYLNTVPTIGFNCEKVKGTIGKSKGVNFLVWDVGGQEKLRPLWKSYTRCTDGIIFVLDSVDVERMEEAKMELIRTAKSPDNTGVPILVLANKQDLPGAKEPRELEKLLGLQELVASPHGSRDAHTWHVQPACAITGEGLHEGLDALYEMILKRRKLAKLQKKRVR; from the coding sequence ATGGGTGCGAACATGGGCAAGAACTCGAGCCTGCTCGACGCGCTGCCTTCCGCGCAAGGCACGCTGCACGTCGTCATGCTAGGCCTCGACTCCGCCGGCAAGACCACTGCGCTCTACCGTCTCAAGTTCGACCAGTACCTCAACACGGTGCCAACTATCGGCTTTAACTGCGAAAAGGTTAAAGGCACCATAGGAAAGTCTAAAGGAGTAAATTTCCTCGTCTGGGACGTCGGAGGCCAGGAGAAACTCCGACCGCTGTGGAAGTCGTACACGCGATGCACGGACGGCATTATATTCGTGCTCGACTCGGTCGACGTAGAGCGTATGGAGGAAGCCAAAATGGAGCTGATACGGACGGCGAAGTCGCCGGACAACACGGGTGTGCCGATCTTAGTGTTGGCGAACAAGCAGGACCTGCCGGGGGCGAAAGAGCCACGAGAGCTGGAGAAGTTGCTGGGGCTGCAGGAGCTGGTGGCGTCGCCGCACGGCTCGCGCGACGCGCACACCTGGCACGTGCAGCCCGCCTGCGCCATCACCGGCGAGGGCCTGCACGAAGGCCTCGACGCCCTCTACGAGATGATACTCAAGAGGAGAAAACTCGCTAAGCTACAGAAGAAACGCGTCAGATAA
- the LOC134668557 gene encoding uncharacterized protein LOC134668557, translated as MSTKNCLKKERKPLVPLKTLDIVFRRRHVKNTQYYFTNRKHALKEDHGKASRPFRVPRTEKLLSYIKYSDRIEKNIFRNRLSQPLHLKDNVKIAATRDISRRLFIEEPPDDVRAVVEIHPEFYTVIEGRPLRSFDDIKVYVQNIQSYAMNRQQIGYRRDLIMKIDETLVDETREHDNIVRNLKSHIKNFQRFLTEDYKKACAKISAAEIAYNALVAKNNQFLVLVSSITKLNNILFKLDAIRSVLKIYRSFLIYVAPLEWRKEFDENLQMIANKSKSILFVTDTFKTDDEIAEAADIDKMVEQAKVELSSPLPPYLYFVKPEQMMHLFNTMELQSREYLLQLAKTGDPYKLLMRSIKTLKKVTKVELEYFQYYIDSINSQITREKLNEIHLQEKFYRILNEPFYHSVASPDTLKLKICIEFVYQEVFGKSDEDHENLKDPMKIMEVMYEDYNLKLDSLDFKIVNQARSDCFSQDLTMMRNAYKAERELRAFKEMTNAMHKAFLPPATYKRPVFKKFVDKKTRKAQALAEKRKAAALLMGEKRVAHTFKRITDEEREGLLLFTEWCEGTDPVPYLKTYYQYSKPALEWVPRHSLSEN; from the coding sequence ATGTCGACAAAAAACTGTCTTAAAAAAGAACGCAAGCCTCTCGTACCGTTGAAAACACTCGACATAGTTTTCAGACGACGTCATGTGAAAAATACCCAATACTACTTTACTAACAGAAAACATGCATTAAAGGAAGATCATGGAAAAGCAAGTCGTCCGTTTCGTGTGCCTAGAACCGAGAAATTACTTAGTTACATAAAGTACAGCGACagaattgaaaaaaatatatttagaaaCAGACTGTCCCAACCGCTGCACCTGAAAGACAATGTGAAGATAGCGGCGACGAGGGATATATCGAGGCGGCTGTTTATAGAGGAACCCCCCGATGATGTCAGGGCAGTGGTTGAAATCCACCCAGAATTTTACACTGTCATTGAAGGACGACCGTTGCGAAGCTTCGACGATATCAAGGTATACGTTCAAAATATACAAAGTTATGCTATGAATCGTCAACAAATAGGATATCGTAGAGATTTGATAATGAAAATCGATGAAACTTTGGTAGATGAAACTAGAGAGCATGATAATATTGTACGAAATTTAAAAAGTCACATTAAAAACTTTCAAAGGTTTCTTACCGAAGATTATAAGAAGGCATGTGCTAAAAtttcagcagcagaaattgccTACAATGCTCTTGTTGCGAAAAATAATCAATTCCTTGTGTTAGTTTCTTctataacaaaattaaataacattctGTTCAAACTAGACGCCATTAGAtcagttttaaaaatatatcgcAGCTTTTTAATTTATGTGGCTCCACTTGAATGGAGAAAAGAGTTTGACGAAAATCTACAAATGATAGCAAACAAGAGTAAGTCAATTTTATTTGTGACCGATACGTTTAAAACAGACGATGAGATAGCAGAAGCTGCGGATATAGACAAGATGGTGGAACAGGCTAAGGTGGAGCTGAGTAGTCCTCTGCCCCCTTATTTATACTTTGTAAAGCCTGAACAGATGATGCACTTGTTTAACACAATGGAATTACAAAGTAGAGAATATTTACTCCAATTGGCTAAAACCGGTGATCCTTATAAGCTTCTAATGCGCTCTATTAAGACACTTAAGAAAGTTACGAAAGTAGAGCTCGAATACTTTCAATATTACATTGATAGTATAAATAGTCAAATAACTAGGGAAAAGTTAAACGAAATACATCTTCAAGAAAAGTTTTACCGTATTTTGAATGAACCTTTTTATCATTCTGTCGCTAGTCCGGATACATTAAAGCTAAAAATTTGCATAGAATTCGTATACCAAGAGGTCTTTGGCAAAAGTGATGAAGACCATGAAAATCTAAAAGATCCTATGAAAATCATGGAAGTAATGTACGAGGATTATAACTTGAAACTTGATTCCCTGGACTTCAAAATAGTGAACCAAGCTCGAAGTGACTGTTTTTCTCAGGACTTGACTATGATGAGAAATGCATACAAAGCAGAAAGGGAACTGAGAGCCTTTAAAGAAATGACAAATGCTATGCATAAAGCGTTTTTGCCTCCAGCGACATATAAAAGACCTGTATTCAAAAAGTTTGTTGATAAAAAAACGAGAAAAGCCCAAGCCCTGGCTGAAAAAAGAAAAGCAGCCGCATTATTGATGGGGGAAAAGAGAGTTGCTCATACGTTTAAAAGAATAACAGACGAAGAAAGAGAGGGGCTATTGCTATTCACGGAGTGGTGTGAAGGAACTGATCCGGTACCTTACTTGAAAACGTATTATCAATATTCTAAACCAGCCTTAGAATGGGTGCCTCGCCATTCTTTGAGTGAAAATTAA
- the LOC134668556 gene encoding uncharacterized protein LOC134668556, which yields MDKTPNKKLIRKQSSKAVFGIKLPPIEKNDTDHHVKTILDVDPDYFSLVEGRKIRPNTSMNKYKEDVKNVALKRTLRGFLTDEILRIDREMENEKSIYESASAHFDDCQQSFDKFLADDNNKTIAIMHKSDGLAKDLVNQTEEHKQANYEVATLKSKLQYIDETLLILLSFERFLHTAAPILWQEHNNVRLDRHHTEIIEMDSNIFVPVNKDIVKERLSKLSAPKLYFDTPEQLLEMFELLEHQNLNYLLATEELNAEKNKLLKSRDVFKATLNQQLDFIQKKMEGIEAMITTNKNREIEVKEIFYRILADKLRYVVSSECALQVSNYVEYAYEQLVATNETNLSPVEMMRALENEYDNVMLDLSTYELNLVKAVEQEIYENGIKNMKDAKEAAKLLKDIDKLNRRLKSSYEPTRRKIYY from the exons ATGGACAAAACTCCAAATAAAAAGTTAATTCGTAAACAATCGAGTAAAGCAGTTTTCGGAATAAAATTACCACCGATTGAAAAAAATGACACGGATCACCATGTCAAAACAATCTTGGATGTCGACCCCGACTACTTTTCTCTCGTTGAAGGTAGAAAAATTCGACCGAACACCTCCATGAACAAGTACAAGGAAGATGTTAAAAATGTTGCCTTAAAAAGGACTCTTCGAGGATTTCTAACTGACGAAATTTTAAGGATAGAcagagaaatggaaaatgaaaAAAGTATTTACGAATCCGCGTCTGCACACTTCGATGATTGTCAACAAAGTTTCGACAAATTTTTGGCTGACGATAATAACAAAACGATTGCTATAATGCATAAATCGGATGGCTTGGCAAAAGATCTGGTGAATCAGACTGAGGAGCACAAACAGGCAAATTACGAGGTGGCAACCCTCAAGTCAAAACTGCAGTACATCGACGAAACTTTACTGATATTGCTGTCGTTCGAGAGATTCCTTCATACAGCTGCACCGATTTTGTGGCAGGAACATAACAATGTTCGACTGGACAGACACCACACTGAAATCATAGAAATGGATTCAAATATCTTCGTTCCTGTAAACAAAGATATAGTCAAAGAGCGCTTGAGTAAACTTTCAGCtccaaaattatattttgataCCCCTGAGCAACTCTTGGAAATGTTTGAGTTGTTAGAGCACCAGAATCTTAATTATCTACTTGCTACAGAGGAACTCAACGCTGAAAAGAACAAATTACTAAAATCAAGAGACGTCTTTAAAGCCACTTTAAACCAACAATTAgatttcattcaaaaaaag aTGGAAGGAATCGAAGCCATGATCACAACTAATAAAAATCGCGAGATTGAagttaaagaaatattttacagaaTTCTAGCCGATAAGTTAAGGTACGTAGTGTCATCTGAGTGTGCCTTACAAGTATCTAACTACGTTGAATATGCCTACGAACAACTAGTCGCTACTAATGAAACTAATCTCAGCCCTGTGGAAATGATGAGGGCTCTGGAGAACGAATACGACAATGTAATGCTAGATTTATCTACTTACGAGTTGAATCTTGTGAAGGCAGTGGAGCAAGAGATATATGAGAATGGAATAAAGAACATGAAAGACGCCAAAGAAGCAGCTAAACTTTTAAAAGACATCGACAAGCTGAATAGAAGATTAAAGTCGTCCTATGAGCCAACAAGAAggaaaatttattattaa
- the LOC134668554 gene encoding uncharacterized protein LOC134668554 has protein sequence MNLLPELDTRTVLHVVQENFQSLGLKTYGIRMIYIGEHKAPREAMIEQIGKTVDAVNGGYCDMKVTGLLLVYDSYFVHIVEGSEDTVHRLLRFLFKTEVDWIEAMERKDADELEALRQAARQAQADGDPFVWPEEPEEKPDRCLFRKLKLLIVYHSIKTFLFKGWRGITARPPSLVGVLDINAPLAQHMEQVKVCLDKIAMLCSLATADDNLSFEGMSAADPKINALPEVALLDLLIQSRHTLALRDVIHLHRRVDDHEFYFEKVWPLPNHFTPRLLYKLKVDDSFVEPLPVMPWEMVKKEKTEEEEDQERQSGSSDSD, from the exons ATGAACTTGTTGCCAGAACTTGACACAAGAACGGTTTTACATGTAGTCCAAGAGAACTTCCAGAGTCTTGGCTTG aaaacCTATGGTATACGAATGATATACATTGGCGAACACAAGGCACCACGAGAAGCCATGATAGAGCAAATCGGCAAGACTGTTGATGCAGTGAATGGAGGTTACTGTGATATGAAAGTAACCGGTTTGCTACTCGTGTATGACAGTTATTTCGTCCATATTGtcgaa GGATCAGAAGACACGGTGCACCGTTTGCTACGGTTCCTGTTTAAGACGGAGGTGGACTGGATAGAAGCCATGGAACGGAAGGACGCGGATGAACTGGAGGCGCTGCGGCAAGCGGCGCGCCAGGCGCAGGCGGACGGCGACCCATTTGTGTGGCCCGAGGAGCCCGAGGAAAAGCCCGACCGATGCTTGTTCCGGAAGCTCAAGCTGCTAATAGTTTATCATTCCATAAAAACT TTCCTGTTCAAAGGTTGGAGAGGGATAACGGCGCGGCCGCCGTCGCTGGTGGGCGTGCTGGACATCAACGCGCCGCTGGCGCAGCACATGGAGCAGGTGAAGGTCTGCCTGGACAAGATCGCCATGCTGTGCAGTCTCGCCACTGCTGATGATAAT CTGTCGTTCGAAGGCATGAGCGCGGCGGACCCGAAGATTAATGCGTTGCCCGAAGTCGCACTGCTGGACCTTCTCATACAATCGAGGCACACTCTAGCCCTGCGCGATGTCATACACTTGCACCGGCGCGTCGACGACCACGAATTTTACTTCG AGAAAGTGTGGCCTCTTCCAAATCACTTCACACCAAGACTGCTCTACAAGCTAAAGGTGGACGATTCCTTCGTGGAGCCCTTGCCTGTCATGCCCTGGGAAATGGTCAAGAAAGAGAAAACCGAAGAAGAAGAGGACCAGGAACGGCAGAGCGGTAGCTCCGACAGTGATTAA